One genomic window of Phycisphaerales bacterium includes the following:
- a CDS encoding DinB family protein codes for MPDAPSAAQSFTHVRDGLRNLEFARGLLLEMAKATPDEKFYQVPADGGNHAAWNLGHIAVTDDLVRSSLGGGEAVLTTDWHDMFKGGSTCKPGAEGHPGREELLDGLARSRAAVVAWFSGLSESELLEPLSGGIAQLAQDRIMLMGSLASHEAFHAGQMSAARRVFGMPPLF; via the coding sequence ATGCCCGACGCACCATCCGCCGCACAGTCCTTCACGCACGTCCGCGACGGCCTCCGGAACCTGGAGTTCGCCCGAGGCCTCCTGCTCGAGATGGCCAAGGCCACGCCGGACGAGAAGTTCTACCAGGTGCCGGCCGATGGCGGCAATCACGCCGCCTGGAACCTCGGCCACATCGCGGTGACGGACGATCTCGTCCGGAGCTCGCTCGGCGGCGGCGAGGCCGTGCTGACGACCGACTGGCACGACATGTTCAAGGGCGGCAGCACCTGCAAGCCCGGCGCCGAAGGGCACCCCGGCCGAGAGGAACTGCTCGATGGCCTGGCCCGTTCGCGCGCAGCGGTGGTTGCCTGGTTCAGCGGGTTGAGCGAGAGCGAGCTGCTCGAGCCGCTCTCGGGCGGCATCGCACAGCTCGCCCAGGACCGCATCATGCTCATGGGTTCGCTCGCGTCGCACGAAGCGTTCCATGCCGGCCAGATGAGCGCCGCGCGCCGCGTGTTCGGCATGCCGCCGTTGTTCTGA
- a CDS encoding DUF192 domain-containing protein: protein MASRTILISLLALVLLLSSACVPNEAVSNDVETIEINGQAFFLEIAATDATRLKGLGGREQIEPDGGMIFVFPRPRRLEFVMRDCLVPIDIAFLDQFGTVVATHEMPVEPQLEGESRQAYESRLTRYPSNAAAQFALEFRAGKLRELGLERGDTVDLDFARLQKVAR, encoded by the coding sequence ATGGCTTCTCGGACGATCCTGATCTCGCTGCTGGCGCTGGTGCTGTTGCTGTCGAGCGCGTGCGTGCCCAACGAGGCGGTCTCGAACGACGTCGAGACCATCGAGATCAACGGGCAGGCGTTCTTCCTGGAGATCGCCGCGACCGACGCGACGCGCCTCAAGGGCCTGGGCGGCCGCGAGCAGATCGAGCCCGATGGCGGCATGATCTTCGTGTTCCCCAGGCCGAGGCGGCTCGAGTTCGTGATGCGCGACTGCTTGGTGCCGATCGACATCGCCTTCCTCGACCAGTTCGGCACGGTCGTGGCGACGCACGAGATGCCCGTGGAGCCCCAACTCGAGGGCGAGAGCCGCCAGGCGTACGAGAGTCGTCTGACGCGGTATCCCAGCAACGCGGCGGCCCAGTTCGCACTGGAGTTCCGGGCTGGCAAGCTCCGAGAACTCGGCCTGGAGCGCGGCGACACCGTGGATCTGGACTTTGCCCGCCTCCAGAAGGTCGCCCGCTGA
- a CDS encoding 2Fe-2S iron-sulfur cluster-binding protein, with protein sequence MHLRHSDHDHGPKEVPVKFILEDPESLTGSDRAEWEVLAAKGEHLLEVAVDNGINIEHACGGVCACSTCHVYVEQGMGDVAEATEAEEDRVEEAPGLQMNSRLSCQCEVEGSGPIVVRVPAWNRNAVKEVPH encoded by the coding sequence ATGCACTTACGCCACAGCGATCATGACCACGGGCCCAAGGAGGTTCCCGTCAAGTTCATCCTCGAAGACCCCGAATCGCTGACCGGCTCGGATCGCGCCGAGTGGGAGGTCTTGGCGGCCAAGGGCGAGCACCTGCTCGAGGTCGCCGTCGACAACGGCATCAACATCGAGCACGCCTGCGGGGGCGTGTGCGCCTGTTCCACCTGCCACGTCTACGTCGAGCAGGGCATGGGCGACGTCGCCGAGGCGACCGAGGCCGAGGAAGACCGCGTCGAGGAAGCCCCCGGCCTGCAGATGAACAGCCGGCTGAGCTGCCAGTGCGAGGTCGAGGGCAGCGGCCCGATCGTCGTCCGCGTGCCGGCCTGGAATCGCAACGCGGTCAAGGAAGTGCCGCACTAG
- a CDS encoding helix-turn-helix domain-containing protein — protein MDAISAPPGSIDADGVWKALSDPTRRAILDLLRAGRATTGDVASAFPTLSRFAVMKHLTVLEEAGLVIARKEGRRKFNYLNAVPLRRVYERWVSKYQDRWAGSLIGLQQLAEGEQQPTGESRMTTQTINMSATVVHTEITIDAPPDHVYDLFFERPNDWFYESEESRKTQTTIAERRIGGHFYLETKRPDGPPDENVIGTITMLKPGRKIRMRGDCTVPNAFIANMTIAFEPAGNGTRVSVEHRMAGEYDEDLPAGFEEGWQDGLQKLKALCES, from the coding sequence ATGGACGCGATCAGTGCACCCCCCGGCTCGATCGACGCGGACGGCGTCTGGAAGGCGCTCAGCGACCCCACGCGGCGGGCCATCCTGGACCTTCTGCGTGCCGGCCGCGCCACGACGGGAGACGTCGCCAGCGCGTTTCCGACGCTCAGCCGCTTCGCGGTCATGAAGCACCTGACGGTGCTCGAAGAGGCCGGGCTGGTCATCGCGCGGAAGGAGGGGCGAAGGAAATTCAACTACCTCAACGCGGTCCCCCTGCGCAGGGTGTACGAGCGTTGGGTCAGCAAGTACCAGGATCGATGGGCCGGTTCGCTCATCGGCCTGCAACAGCTCGCAGAGGGCGAGCAACAACCTACGGGGGAATCAAGAATGACCACGCAGACCATCAACATGTCGGCGACCGTCGTGCATACCGAGATCACCATCGACGCCCCGCCCGATCACGTCTACGACCTGTTCTTCGAGCGGCCCAACGACTGGTTCTACGAGAGCGAGGAGAGCCGCAAGACGCAGACGACCATCGCCGAGCGCCGGATCGGCGGGCACTTCTACCTCGAAACGAAACGCCCCGACGGCCCACCCGATGAGAACGTCATCGGCACGATCACGATGCTCAAGCCGGGCCGAAAGATCCGCATGCGGGGCGATTGCACGGTGCCGAACGCGTTCATCGCCAACATGACGATCGCCTTCGAGCCCGCCGGCAACGGCACACGCGTCAGCGTCGAGCACCGCATGGCCGGCGAGTACGACGAAGACCTGCCCGCCGGGTTCGAAGAAGGCTGGCAGGACGGCCTCCAGAAGCTCAAGGCACTCTGCGAGTCCTGA
- a CDS encoding glycosyltransferase family 9 protein, which produces MRPPNSEPERILIIRPSALGDVCRSVPVLAALRARWPHATIDWLVQDAFAPAIEAHPALSEVVAFPRRDLSPLARPDRLIAALRWGNGLRRRKYDLVVDCQGLMRSGLMTLATAAPVRVGAADARELAHLAYTRRVESEGGVHAVDRMLGLAQAAIDTYGASEPIAAPDMRLYAPAHAMQAAERLLGEAAQRPLVVLAPTSRWPAKQWPDERFAQLALAVLDRTEASIAVVGGPGERTQCERTCALSHDHPRVIDLVARTGIAELMAIVQQAALVVANDSAALHMAVGFDRPLVALFGPTLTRLVGPYQRSSDVIQHESPGHASAHKSPANARMMQAIETEEVVAAALTRLG; this is translated from the coding sequence GTGCGGCCCCCGAACAGCGAGCCCGAGCGCATCCTGATCATCCGCCCCAGTGCGCTGGGCGACGTGTGCCGCAGCGTGCCGGTGCTGGCGGCGCTGCGGGCCCGCTGGCCGCACGCGACCATCGACTGGCTGGTCCAGGACGCATTCGCGCCGGCCATCGAGGCCCACCCGGCCTTGAGCGAGGTGGTTGCCTTTCCGCGGCGAGACCTGTCTCCCTTGGCGCGGCCCGACCGCCTGATCGCAGCCCTGCGGTGGGGCAATGGTCTCCGCCGGCGGAAGTACGACCTCGTCGTCGATTGCCAGGGCCTCATGCGCAGCGGCCTGATGACGCTGGCGACCGCCGCCCCGGTGCGGGTGGGCGCGGCCGACGCCCGGGAACTCGCGCACCTTGCCTACACCCGCCGGGTCGAGAGCGAGGGCGGCGTCCACGCCGTCGATCGCATGCTCGGCCTGGCACAGGCGGCGATCGACACGTACGGAGCTTCGGAGCCCATCGCCGCCCCGGACATGCGCCTCTACGCGCCCGCGCACGCAATGCAAGCAGCCGAACGGCTCCTCGGCGAAGCGGCCCAACGTCCGCTGGTCGTCCTCGCGCCAACGAGCCGATGGCCGGCCAAGCAGTGGCCCGACGAGCGGTTTGCGCAGCTGGCGCTCGCGGTGCTCGACCGCACCGAGGCGAGCATCGCTGTCGTCGGCGGGCCGGGCGAGCGGACGCAGTGCGAGCGGACGTGCGCGCTGAGCCATGACCATCCGCGGGTCATCGATCTCGTCGCGCGGACGGGCATCGCCGAGTTGATGGCCATCGTGCAGCAGGCCGCCCTGGTCGTCGCCAACGATTCGGCCGCCCTGCACATGGCGGTCGGGTTCGACAGGCCTCTGGTGGCCCTCTTTGGCCCGACGCTGACGAGGCTCGTCGGTCCGTACCAGCGTTCGAGCGACGTCATCCAGCACGAGTCCCCGGGTCATGCGAGCGCGCACAAGTCACCGGCGAACGCGCGCATGATGCAGGCGATCGAGACGGAGGAGGTCGTCGCGGCGGCCTTGACCCGGCTGGGGTAG
- a CDS encoding glutamate--tRNA ligase family protein encodes MPTQASQKTRLAPSPTGALHLGNARTFVVNWILARRHGWGIVMRIEDLDGPRVKPGSIDQTLDTLAWLGLDWDEGPTIQSEDLGLHAEAMRTLAAHALAYPCELTRTEIADAASAPHAGDGAPAAVARPRPLVPAEFADRETNWRFATPDGAVEVDDAFLGPSTTNPAAEAGDFVIWTKRGMPAYQLAVVVDDARQGVTQVVRGGDLLDSAGRQTLLYDALGLAPRPRYTHLPLVLGPDGRRLAKRHGDSRLATYRAEGVPVERILGLLACWSLPDQPREPMDLAEFAERFDLDTMPRGPARFTPEDDAWLLGRS; translated from the coding sequence ATGCCGACCCAAGCGTCCCAGAAGACCCGCCTGGCCCCCTCGCCCACGGGCGCCCTGCACCTGGGCAACGCGCGCACGTTCGTGGTCAACTGGATCCTCGCGCGCCGGCACGGGTGGGGCATCGTGATGCGGATCGAGGATCTCGACGGCCCACGCGTCAAGCCGGGCTCGATCGATCAGACGCTCGACACGCTCGCCTGGCTGGGCCTCGACTGGGACGAGGGCCCGACGATCCAGAGCGAGGACCTCGGGCTCCACGCCGAGGCCATGCGCACGCTGGCCGCCCATGCCCTGGCGTACCCGTGCGAGCTCACGAGGACCGAGATCGCCGATGCGGCCTCGGCGCCCCACGCCGGCGATGGCGCTCCGGCCGCCGTCGCTCGCCCGCGGCCGCTGGTCCCCGCCGAGTTTGCCGACCGAGAGACGAACTGGCGGTTCGCGACGCCCGACGGTGCGGTCGAGGTCGACGACGCGTTTCTCGGCCCGTCGACGACCAATCCGGCGGCCGAGGCGGGCGACTTCGTGATCTGGACCAAGCGGGGCATGCCCGCGTACCAGCTCGCGGTGGTCGTCGACGATGCCCGCCAGGGCGTGACGCAGGTGGTCCGGGGAGGCGACCTGTTGGACTCTGCGGGTCGGCAGACGCTGCTCTACGACGCGCTCGGGCTCGCGCCAAGGCCCCGGTACACGCACCTGCCGCTGGTGCTGGGCCCCGATGGCCGCCGGCTCGCGAAGCGGCACGGCGACAGCCGGCTGGCGACCTATCGGGCGGAGGGCGTGCCGGTCGAGCGCATCCTGGGGTTGCTGGCGTGCTGGAGCCTGCCGGACCAGCCGCGGGAGCCCATGGATCTCGCCGAGTTCGCCGAGCGGTTCGACCTCGATACCATGCCCCGCGGGCCCGCCCGCTTCACGCCGGAGGATGATGCATGGCTTCTCGGACGATCCTGA
- a CDS encoding PP2C family protein-serine/threonine phosphatase: MAPQAVIVANSDPSGPGVRGLWESVVAAWGDQCPEAEFVDVGELADAVIVQSESGRSEAPAVLVLLDEDTPKPTIVAFAHLLHDVSAYGFVLMPGMPQDMCDQITRGGLLGADSDLAPQAIATALRGLLGRQDSIIEMERELRILTGAQGGVRQEMDRMHEELNLAAAIQQELLPAELPEAEGLEFGVMFRPATYVSGDIYDVTRIDKDRLWFFVADAVGHGVPAALLTMVISRSLRSGAATRTPAEAMTALNADLVRTQRGRSRFATAVCGIFDLRTHEVTLCTAGHPPALVLGGDESRAYDSGGALLGVFEGEPYEQLTFTLQAGETLLLYSDGFETAFPDAGEASKGSANGKLDVQAYLTEFANLPWVGSGDDADTDAAFRRLAERVDCQAGSLHQQDDLTAVAIALKPAARRRMCAA; encoded by the coding sequence TTGGCTCCACAGGCTGTGATCGTGGCGAATTCCGACCCTTCAGGCCCGGGCGTACGCGGGCTCTGGGAGTCTGTCGTCGCGGCATGGGGCGACCAATGCCCCGAAGCCGAGTTCGTCGACGTGGGCGAGCTTGCCGATGCGGTGATCGTTCAGAGCGAGTCGGGCCGGAGTGAGGCGCCCGCCGTACTGGTGCTACTCGACGAGGACACGCCCAAGCCGACGATCGTGGCGTTCGCGCACCTGTTGCATGACGTCTCGGCCTACGGCTTCGTGCTCATGCCCGGCATGCCCCAAGACATGTGCGACCAGATCACCAGGGGCGGACTGCTTGGCGCCGACAGCGATCTGGCGCCACAGGCCATCGCCACCGCGCTGCGCGGCCTGCTCGGCCGGCAGGACTCGATCATCGAGATGGAGCGCGAGCTGCGCATCCTGACGGGGGCTCAGGGCGGCGTACGGCAGGAGATGGATCGCATGCACGAGGAGCTCAACCTCGCTGCGGCGATCCAGCAGGAGTTGCTACCTGCCGAGTTGCCCGAGGCCGAAGGCCTCGAATTCGGCGTGATGTTTCGACCGGCGACCTACGTGAGTGGCGACATCTACGACGTGACGCGGATCGACAAGGACCGGCTCTGGTTCTTCGTGGCCGATGCGGTGGGCCACGGCGTGCCCGCGGCGTTGCTCACGATGGTGATCTCGCGGAGCCTGCGGAGCGGCGCCGCGACGCGAACCCCGGCCGAAGCGATGACCGCGCTCAACGCCGACCTCGTCCGTACGCAGCGCGGTCGGTCGCGCTTCGCGACGGCGGTCTGCGGCATCTTCGACCTGCGCACGCACGAAGTGACGCTGTGCACCGCCGGCCACCCGCCCGCGCTCGTCCTCGGGGGCGACGAGAGTCGGGCGTACGACTCCGGAGGCGCGCTGCTGGGCGTCTTCGAGGGCGAGCCCTATGAGCAGCTCACCTTCACGCTGCAGGCCGGCGAGACGCTGCTGCTGTACAGCGACGGATTCGAGACGGCCTTCCCCGATGCCGGCGAGGCGAGCAAGGGCTCGGCCAACGGCAAGCTCGACGTGCAGGCCTATCTCACTGAGTTCGCCAACCTGCCCTGGGTAGGCTCGGGCGACGACGCCGATACCGACGCCGCATTCCGCAGGCTTGCCGAACGCGTCGATTGCCAGGCGGGCTCGCTGCACCAGCAGGACGACCTGACGGCGGTGGCGATTGCGCTCAAGCCGGCCGCACGCCGCCGCATGTGTGCTGCCTGA
- a CDS encoding SRPBCC domain-containing protein: MAENEEHARLIIDGARHATESTDRRIIEARTVPATPAQCWQRWTTGDGVGEFMSPNNSIELRIGGDYEILFAMQLPRGEQGSEDCKVLSYVPERMLSFEWNAPPMFPEVRQQRSRVVVFFEPVDGGTRVELVHLGFGEGEQWDQVYEYFTKAWARVMDRFAGIAEA; encoded by the coding sequence ATGGCCGAGAACGAAGAACACGCTCGATTGATCATCGACGGCGCGCGGCACGCGACCGAGTCGACCGATCGGCGGATCATCGAGGCCCGGACCGTACCGGCAACACCCGCCCAGTGCTGGCAGCGATGGACGACCGGCGACGGCGTCGGCGAGTTCATGAGCCCGAACAACTCCATCGAGCTACGCATCGGCGGGGACTACGAGATCCTGTTCGCCATGCAACTGCCCAGGGGTGAGCAAGGCTCGGAAGACTGCAAGGTCCTCAGCTACGTACCAGAGCGGATGCTGAGCTTCGAGTGGAACGCGCCGCCGATGTTCCCCGAGGTACGCCAGCAGCGCAGCCGCGTCGTGGTTTTCTTCGAACCGGTCGACGGCGGAACGCGCGTCGAGCTGGTCCACCTTGGCTTCGGCGAGGGCGAGCAGTGGGACCAGGTCTACGAGTACTTCACCAAGGCGTGGGCACGCGTCATGGACCGCTTCGCAGGCATCGCCGAGGCCTGA
- a CDS encoding 4a-hydroxytetrahydrobiopterin dehydratase, protein MEKLSEAEVKDRLTHHPEWTEVGGEIQRTYEFADFKASMRFVNEVAEEAERVQHHPDVLIRYSKVTLTVSTHDAGGITVKDFDLAGFSDQAAEGIVGATA, encoded by the coding sequence ATGGAGAAGCTCTCCGAAGCCGAGGTGAAGGATCGCCTCACGCATCACCCCGAGTGGACCGAAGTCGGCGGCGAGATCCAGCGGACCTACGAGTTCGCGGACTTCAAGGCCTCGATGCGGTTCGTTAACGAGGTGGCCGAGGAGGCCGAGCGCGTGCAGCACCACCCCGATGTGCTGATCCGCTACTCGAAGGTCACGCTGACGGTGTCGACCCACGACGCCGGCGGCATCACGGTCAAGGACTTCGACCTGGCCGGCTTTTCCGACCAGGCCGCCGAAGGCATCGTGGGCGCGACGGCCTGA
- a CDS encoding putative sugar nucleotidyl transferase, protein MKLILFDDGRGELAPLTDLRPAFDVRTGAWTAMQRWADAGMQPSGVIVPDAMEALARESHPRLKVNESAPEEAVIVNGRWPLAARELEAIAALEPGQALIQGDTLLAARIADAGADWLDPESYDTKERDAEVLERCWHVRTHRDACIAYDLAAMAPAKGVVVREGARVAESAVLDASDGAIVIDEHARVGHHAVIIGPAYVGPGSTVIEHATIRPNTAIGPMCKVGGEITGVIFQGYANKAHEGFLGDSYVGSWCNLGAGTTNSNLLNTYGPVVMDRQRTGETFMGCVLGDHVKTAIGTRIMTGAIVGTGTMWAASKPIIGRVGPMRWVTDAGEKAYRAEKFLEVARAAMARRDREPSEAECDRFEVLSGN, encoded by the coding sequence GTGAAGCTCATCCTCTTCGACGACGGCCGGGGCGAGCTTGCCCCGCTGACCGACCTTCGACCGGCCTTCGACGTCCGCACCGGCGCCTGGACCGCGATGCAGCGCTGGGCCGACGCGGGCATGCAGCCCAGCGGCGTCATCGTGCCCGACGCGATGGAGGCCCTCGCCCGAGAGTCCCACCCGCGCTTGAAGGTGAACGAATCGGCACCCGAGGAAGCCGTGATCGTCAACGGTCGATGGCCGCTGGCGGCGCGCGAGTTGGAGGCGATCGCCGCGCTCGAGCCCGGGCAGGCGCTCATCCAGGGCGACACCCTGCTCGCTGCCCGGATCGCTGATGCCGGGGCCGACTGGCTCGATCCCGAGTCGTACGACACCAAGGAGCGCGACGCCGAGGTGCTCGAGCGCTGCTGGCACGTGCGGACCCATCGAGACGCGTGCATCGCGTACGACCTCGCAGCGATGGCGCCGGCCAAGGGCGTCGTCGTGCGCGAGGGCGCCAGGGTCGCCGAGAGTGCCGTGCTCGACGCCAGCGACGGCGCAATCGTGATCGACGAGCACGCGCGCGTGGGCCACCACGCCGTGATCATCGGACCGGCCTACGTCGGCCCGGGCTCGACGGTCATCGAGCACGCGACGATCCGACCAAACACGGCCATCGGTCCGATGTGCAAGGTCGGCGGCGAGATCACCGGCGTGATCTTCCAAGGCTACGCCAACAAGGCCCACGAGGGCTTCCTGGGCGATTCGTACGTCGGCTCGTGGTGCAACCTGGGCGCGGGCACCACCAACAGTAACCTGCTGAACACCTACGGCCCGGTCGTGATGGACCGCCAGCGCACGGGCGAGACGTTCATGGGCTGCGTGCTGGGCGACCACGTCAAGACCGCCATCGGCACGCGCATCATGACCGGCGCCATCGTGGGAACGGGCACGATGTGGGCCGCCAGCAAGCCCATCATCGGGCGCGTCGGCCCGATGCGTTGGGTGACCGACGCCGGCGAGAAGGCCTACCGGGCCGAGAAGTTCCTGGAGGTCGCCCGGGCCGCAATGGCGCGGCGGGACAGGGAGCCGAGCGAGGCCGAGTGCGATCGATTCGAGGTACTCTCGGGCAACTGA
- a CDS encoding GspE/PulE family protein, whose amino-acid sequence MGIGTVLLDRGVITQEQLDHALAQQRSSGDRIDRVLVRMGLVDSDQVLQTIGDQFHLDVVDLDSIVVEAKVLQTLPASLVHKQRCVPIRRENGTLTVATSDPFELGVLDELRLLTGHSIEFVLADDDGLQRFIRANYGVGSDTLDALSAEAGAQVEVKGGDEDEIEQAQEASVIKLVNDILLEAVRERATDVHIEPYENRLIVRYRIDGVLQRANVPETINRFSAAIISRLKIMSNMNIAEKRKPQDGRITLKQRLPDDSGRMALQEFDLRVSVIPMLFGEGVVLRILNKSAVLMELGDLGMPGWIQEEWNSLIERPYGILLVTGPTGSGKSTTLYASLNRIVSDEIKAITVEDPVEYHVGGVNQIQVNTQVGLTFAAGLRSILRHDPDVVMIGEIRDKETAETAIQASLTGHLVFSTLHTNDSPGAMTRLLDMGVEPFLVSSSIEGVLAQRLVRRVCPSCAATYTPDATDLPPGFEPNEDGVLTRGEGCRDCRHSGYRGRIGIYELLRSSDRLRDDIMHGRSAGDIAKHALADGVLARMSQDGFAKARAGKTTISEVMRVLTV is encoded by the coding sequence ATGGGAATCGGCACCGTACTACTCGACCGGGGCGTGATCACGCAGGAGCAGTTGGACCATGCGCTGGCTCAGCAGCGGTCCTCTGGCGATCGCATTGATCGGGTTCTGGTAAGGATGGGTCTGGTCGACTCCGACCAGGTGCTCCAGACCATCGGCGATCAGTTTCATCTGGACGTGGTCGACCTCGACTCGATCGTGGTCGAGGCCAAGGTCTTGCAAACCCTGCCGGCCAGCCTCGTACACAAGCAGCGTTGCGTCCCCATCCGCCGCGAGAACGGCACGCTGACCGTCGCGACGAGCGATCCCTTCGAGCTGGGCGTGCTCGACGAGCTCCGCCTGCTCACGGGCCACAGCATCGAATTCGTGCTTGCAGACGACGACGGCCTGCAGCGGTTCATTCGCGCGAATTACGGCGTGGGATCGGACACGCTCGATGCGCTCTCGGCAGAAGCTGGGGCTCAAGTCGAGGTCAAGGGCGGCGACGAGGACGAGATCGAGCAGGCCCAGGAAGCCAGCGTCATCAAGCTGGTCAACGACATCCTGCTCGAGGCCGTCCGCGAGCGCGCGACCGACGTACACATCGAGCCCTACGAGAATCGGCTCATCGTTCGGTATCGCATCGATGGGGTGCTGCAGCGGGCCAACGTGCCCGAGACCATCAATCGCTTCTCGGCGGCCATCATCAGCCGGCTGAAGATCATGTCCAACATGAACATCGCCGAGAAGCGCAAGCCCCAGGACGGGCGCATCACGCTCAAGCAGCGCCTGCCCGACGACAGCGGCCGGATGGCCCTGCAGGAGTTCGACCTACGCGTCAGCGTCATCCCGATGCTCTTCGGCGAGGGCGTCGTGCTCCGCATCCTGAACAAGTCGGCCGTGCTCATGGAACTGGGCGACCTGGGCATGCCGGGCTGGATCCAGGAAGAGTGGAACTCGCTCATCGAGCGGCCCTACGGCATCCTGCTCGTCACGGGGCCCACCGGCTCGGGTAAGTCGACGACGCTGTACGCCTCGCTCAACCGCATCGTGAGCGACGAGATCAAGGCCATCACCGTCGAGGATCCCGTCGAGTACCACGTGGGCGGGGTCAACCAGATCCAGGTCAACACGCAGGTCGGGCTGACCTTCGCGGCAGGGCTGCGGAGCATCCTGCGGCACGATCCCGACGTCGTCATGATCGGCGAAATCCGCGATAAGGAAACCGCCGAGACGGCCATTCAGGCGTCGCTGACGGGCCACCTGGTGTTCAGCACGCTCCATACGAACGACTCACCCGGCGCCATGACTCGACTCCTCGACATGGGCGTTGAGCCGTTCCTGGTCAGCTCGAGCATCGAGGGCGTGCTGGCCCAGCGGCTGGTCCGCCGCGTGTGCCCGAGCTGCGCCGCGACGTACACGCCCGACGCGACCGACCTGCCGCCGGGCTTCGAGCCCAACGAAGACGGCGTGCTCACCCGTGGCGAGGGCTGCCGCGACTGCAGGCACAGCGGCTATCGCGGCCGCATCGGCATCTATGAGCTGCTCCGCAGCAGCGACCGCCTCCGCGACGACATCATGCACGGGCGGAGCGCAGGCGACATCGCCAAGCACGCGCTCGCGGACGGCGTCTTGGCCCGCATGAGTCAGGACGGATTCGCCAAGGCCCGGGCCGGCAAGACCACGATCTCCGAGGTCATGCGCGTGCTGACGGTTTGA
- a CDS encoding rod shape-determining protein MreC: MAGPLSRRPSARTLLRISLVLLFVMAIVPMRFTRWTTGFADVAVTVSAPVSNAVRWVSDPLTRPFRRSADPALAEQYLQELEVARQRSLDLDLKVRELERLVFELQRGAELTPELGVQQVAAPVIGRFSEASSKALQVRAGTGRGVVENSVAVVEGLQLLGRVERVTGAWCVVRPITDKAAGGLMALVMTGDELESGIQCRLEPAGGGRLEGPATWVFDETRRAPVEITVGMTVRLRDETWPRSAQMLIVGEVVEVSPAPDEPTRTIITVAPTVPLQRVSEVVLRVPIDPDTEDASGSDEGGAP; encoded by the coding sequence ATGGCCGGACCACTCTCCAGACGACCCAGTGCCAGGACGCTGCTGCGAATCAGCCTGGTGCTGCTGTTCGTGATGGCGATCGTGCCGATGCGCTTTACACGCTGGACGACGGGCTTCGCCGACGTTGCCGTCACCGTCTCGGCGCCGGTCAGCAACGCCGTCCGCTGGGTGTCCGACCCGCTGACGCGTCCCTTCCGCCGGTCCGCCGACCCGGCCTTGGCCGAGCAGTACCTGCAAGAGCTCGAGGTCGCCCGCCAGCGCTCGCTCGACCTGGATCTCAAGGTGCGAGAGCTCGAGCGGCTGGTGTTCGAGCTGCAGCGGGGTGCCGAATTGACGCCCGAGCTGGGCGTGCAGCAGGTCGCCGCCCCGGTCATCGGTCGCTTCAGCGAGGCGTCGAGCAAGGCCCTGCAGGTGCGCGCCGGCACGGGCCGCGGCGTGGTCGAGAATTCGGTCGCCGTCGTCGAGGGCCTCCAACTGCTCGGTCGGGTCGAGCGCGTGACCGGGGCGTGGTGCGTCGTTCGCCCGATCACCGACAAGGCGGCCGGCGGCCTGATGGCACTGGTCATGACCGGCGATGAACTGGAGAGCGGCATCCAGTGCCGCCTCGAGCCCGCCGGTGGGGGGCGGCTCGAGGGCCCAGCAACTTGGGTGTTCGACGAGACCCGCCGCGCGCCCGTCGAGATCACCGTTGGCATGACCGTTCGCCTGCGCGACGAGACGTGGCCGCGGAGTGCGCAGATGTTGATCGTCGGTGAGGTGGTCGAGGTGTCGCCCGCGCCCGACGAGCCAACGCGGACCATCATCACCGTCGCGCCCACCGTGCCGCTGCAGCGTGTCAGCGAGGTCGTCCTGCGTGTGCCGATCGATCCGGACACGGAGGACGCGTCGGGCTCCGATGAAGGAGGCGCACCGTGA